Proteins encoded in a region of the Vibrio ponticus genome:
- the recC gene encoding exodeoxyribonuclease V subunit gamma codes for MFTVYHSNQVDVLKSLLVELVRIDPLENPFDKEQILVQSPGMSQWLKMALAKEFGVAANIEFPLPATFIWNMFTEVLPDVPKRSAFNKESMSWKLMHILPTMLDLPEFAPLQRYLLDDQDSSKLYQLAEKIADIFDGYLVYRPEWIASWESGQVVAEIGDEHPWQPILWQALYDHTVALEQSPYHRANLYEHFIDSLESYQGSLEGLPKRLFVFGISSLPPRYMDALKALGEHIDVHLMFTNPCRYYWGEVRDRKFLAKLAAKQRKHLVWRDEQSHHEGESEQLKGSIEDNLAAVGDELHTDVVGNSLLASMGKLGRDNMYLLSQLESHEIEAFVEIERDSLLHQLQADILNLEEHQDDHQLITSHHKQAVTLGDHSLTLHACHSPMREVEVLHDQLLAMFDADLSLKPRDIIVMVADINAYSPAIQAVFGNAPGERYIPYSISDRTADQESPILAAFMQLVNLPNTRCLASELLELLETPTILSRFGLSEDEFLQAKLWVEESGIRWGLNPATGGEFDLPATAQNTWQFGIERMLLGYAMPESVGLFDDGEQTLAPYNEAQGMGAELAGKLAHFIETVSHYRHALAQTQGIDSWRQLLTSMLDDFFSVELEGEVALKSIRDTLAALKEQLDDAAFNQPLAPSIMAQYLNNKLSGTRVSQRFLAGQVNFCTLMPMRSIPFKTVCLLGMNDGVYPRSMPPEGFDLMNGRTRAGDRSRRDDDRYLFLEAILSAQQTLYISYVGRSIQDNTERVPSVLVSELMEYCHQNYCLVGDEEQSVDDSGDQLLAHLHQHHTMVPFSPTAFSHDQASLTYASYAKEWLPAANRLGQRSGEFNRELSDYLLDVTYPLELDMVELQRFWRLPVQYFFNRRLKVIFEPPLPILPDDEPFVLNGLESYQMRDGLLHQLLAQQSANDQVVQQFVAEQRAQGKLPVAAFGEIEFETNRVQAEQMLEALSFVSNAPSDDIEINLSINVLGEDKLVNLQGWLTQNYQAGLVRYRSGKIRPQDYLAAWIDHLAMSAMGVAKRTHMLGYDRKEGVVHLVYPALDDAQQAKSMLSELVRLFYQGMTKPLAYFPKTSLAAIEAGFSRGGEWADDEEKSLKKMADVFNDSFIAPGEGKNTYIARIWPQWNEQLAQEVRTLAALVMQAPRLQMRDAHDV; via the coding sequence TTGTTTACTGTTTATCACTCCAACCAAGTTGATGTTTTAAAGTCGCTACTTGTTGAGCTGGTCAGAATTGACCCGCTGGAAAATCCTTTCGATAAAGAACAAATTCTGGTGCAAAGCCCCGGCATGTCTCAGTGGTTGAAGATGGCTTTGGCAAAGGAATTTGGCGTTGCCGCCAATATTGAGTTTCCGCTGCCGGCGACCTTTATTTGGAACATGTTTACCGAGGTTCTACCCGACGTACCTAAGCGTAGTGCATTTAATAAAGAGTCGATGAGCTGGAAGCTGATGCACATTCTGCCAACCATGCTCGACCTGCCTGAATTCGCACCATTGCAGCGTTACCTGTTAGATGATCAGGACAGTTCTAAGCTGTATCAATTGGCGGAAAAAATTGCCGATATTTTTGATGGCTACCTAGTATATCGCCCAGAATGGATCGCGAGTTGGGAGTCTGGTCAAGTGGTGGCTGAAATTGGCGATGAACATCCATGGCAGCCGATTTTATGGCAAGCGCTTTACGATCACACTGTGGCGCTGGAGCAGTCACCTTATCACCGTGCCAATCTTTATGAGCATTTCATCGATAGCCTAGAGAGTTACCAAGGTTCACTCGAGGGGCTGCCAAAACGTTTATTTGTGTTTGGTATTTCTTCTCTGCCGCCACGCTACATGGATGCGCTTAAAGCACTTGGTGAACATATTGATGTCCACCTGATGTTTACCAACCCATGTCGCTACTACTGGGGCGAAGTGCGAGACCGTAAATTCCTCGCCAAACTGGCAGCCAAGCAGCGTAAACACTTGGTATGGCGTGATGAGCAATCGCATCATGAAGGGGAAAGCGAGCAGCTAAAAGGCTCGATTGAAGATAATCTTGCCGCTGTTGGCGATGAACTGCACACTGATGTTGTGGGCAATAGTTTACTGGCATCAATGGGTAAATTGGGACGCGATAATATGTACTTATTGTCGCAACTCGAGTCCCATGAGATTGAAGCCTTTGTTGAGATTGAACGTGATTCACTGCTGCATCAATTGCAAGCTGATATCTTAAATCTTGAAGAGCATCAAGATGATCATCAGCTGATCACCAGTCACCACAAACAAGCGGTGACGCTTGGCGATCACTCGCTGACGTTACACGCCTGCCACAGCCCAATGCGTGAAGTCGAAGTACTGCACGATCAGCTCTTGGCAATGTTTGATGCCGATCTAAGCCTGAAACCACGCGATATTATAGTCATGGTGGCAGACATCAATGCGTATAGTCCAGCTATCCAAGCGGTGTTTGGTAATGCGCCGGGTGAGCGTTATATCCCTTACTCAATTTCCGACCGTACTGCTGACCAAGAGAGCCCAATTCTAGCGGCGTTTATGCAGTTGGTGAATTTGCCCAATACTCGCTGCCTAGCTTCAGAGCTGTTAGAGCTGCTGGAAACTCCGACCATTTTGAGCCGCTTTGGACTCAGTGAAGATGAGTTCTTGCAAGCGAAGTTATGGGTAGAAGAGTCCGGTATTCGTTGGGGTTTAAACCCAGCCACTGGTGGTGAATTTGATTTGCCAGCCACTGCGCAAAATACTTGGCAGTTTGGTATCGAGCGTATGTTGCTCGGCTATGCAATGCCAGAATCGGTGGGTCTATTTGACGATGGTGAGCAAACGCTAGCCCCTTACAATGAAGCGCAGGGGATGGGCGCTGAACTTGCCGGTAAGTTGGCGCACTTTATCGAAACTGTTAGTCACTATCGTCATGCGCTAGCGCAAACTCAAGGCATTGATAGCTGGCGACAGCTGTTAACCAGTATGCTCGATGACTTTTTCAGTGTTGAACTGGAAGGGGAAGTGGCGCTTAAGTCAATTCGCGATACTTTAGCTGCGCTAAAAGAGCAGTTAGATGACGCTGCATTTAATCAACCGCTGGCACCAAGCATTATGGCGCAGTACCTCAACAATAAACTCTCTGGTACGCGCGTGAGCCAGCGTTTTCTCGCTGGTCAAGTCAACTTCTGTACCTTGATGCCGATGCGCTCGATCCCGTTTAAGACCGTTTGTCTGCTTGGTATGAATGATGGTGTCTACCCGCGTTCGATGCCACCAGAAGGGTTTGATCTTATGAATGGTCGCACGCGTGCTGGTGACCGTTCGCGTCGCGATGATGACCGCTACCTATTTTTAGAAGCGATTCTCTCCGCGCAGCAAACTCTGTATATCAGCTACGTAGGGCGTTCGATTCAAGACAATACCGAGCGTGTACCGTCGGTATTGGTGTCGGAATTAATGGAATACTGCCATCAAAACTATTGTCTGGTTGGCGACGAAGAGCAGAGTGTGGATGATTCCGGTGATCAGCTTCTCGCGCATCTGCATCAACACCACACTATGGTGCCATTTAGTCCGACCGCGTTTAGTCATGATCAAGCCAGCCTAACTTATGCCAGCTACGCCAAAGAGTGGCTACCTGCGGCTAATCGTCTCGGTCAGCGCAGCGGTGAGTTTAACCGCGAACTCAGTGACTATCTGCTGGATGTCACCTATCCACTTGAGTTGGATATGGTCGAGTTACAACGTTTTTGGCGCTTGCCGGTGCAGTACTTCTTTAATCGCCGCTTAAAAGTGATTTTTGAGCCGCCACTACCGATCTTACCTGACGATGAGCCGTTTGTGTTAAATGGTCTAGAGAGCTATCAGATGCGTGATGGTTTATTGCATCAGTTATTGGCTCAGCAAAGTGCCAATGACCAAGTGGTGCAGCAATTTGTTGCCGAGCAAAGAGCGCAGGGCAAACTGCCGGTGGCGGCATTTGGTGAGATTGAATTTGAGACCAACCGCGTGCAAGCAGAGCAGATGCTCGAAGCGCTGAGTTTTGTCTCAAATGCACCGAGTGACGATATTGAGATTAACCTCAGTATCAATGTGCTCGGTGAGGACAAACTGGTCAATTTACAAGGTTGGCTGACGCAAAACTACCAAGCAGGTTTGGTGCGTTACCGTAGCGGTAAGATTCGTCCGCAAGATTACCTCGCTGCTTGGATTGATCACTTGGCGATGTCGGCAATGGGCGTGGCTAAGCGCACCCACATGCTGGGTTACGATCGCAAAGAAGGTGTGGTGCATTTGGTTTATCCTGCGCTTGATGACGCTCAGCAGGCAAAAAGCATGCTTTCCGAGTTGGTGCGACTTTTCTATCAAGGCATGACTAAGCCGTTGGCTTATTTCCCGAAAACCTCATTGGCAGCGATAGAAGCGGGCTTTAGTCGTGGTGGCGAATGGGCGGATGATGAAGAAAAGTCACTGAAGAAAATGGCCGATGTGTTTAACGATAGTTTTATCGCGCCAGGCGAAGGCAAAAATACTTATATTGCGCGCATTTGGCCGCAATGGAATGAGCAGTTAGCACAAGAGGTGCGCACATTGGCTGCGCTTGTGATGCAAGCACCGAGATTGCAGATGCGAGATGCACACGATGTATAA
- the recB gene encoding exodeoxyribonuclease V subunit beta, producing the protein MTSLSVVTPLETMTFPLHGARLIEASAGTGKTFTIAGLYLRLLLGHGSQETRHQVPLTVDQILVVTFTEAATAELRDRIRARIHDARIAFARGESSDPVIQPLLTEISDHQQAAAILLQAERQMDEAAVYTIHGFCQRMLTQNAFESGSRFDNEFVTDESHLKAQIVADYWRRNFYPLPLKLAGEVRSIWGSPAALLGDVSGYLTGAPLKLSVAAMQGDLAELHQANLEQIDQLKAQWCSEQKDYHDLIANSDINKRSYSKKSLPTWLAAVDQWASVETTGYDYPEQLEKFAQNVLLEKTPKGSAPQHPVFEAIEAFLAEPISLKAPLLAHAIEHCRTMLAKAKQQKQWLSFDDLLTNLSAALDNDDDGLLAGRIRELYPVAMIDEFQDTDPLQYSIFSRIYLPHPECGLFMIGDPKQAIYGFRGADIFTYIKARNQVSSHFTLGTNWRSSADMVAAVNQVFALPDSAFIYDQDIPFIPVAASPNADKRQWQLGGQVQPALTYWLQEAEDKPLAKGEYLDAMAQATADQIQTILTASQQGQASFHTGKVDHAIQAGDIAVLVRTGSEGRMIKKALAKQGIASVYLSNRDSVFSAIIAQDVQRLLQAVLTPENDRALRASLASELFALDAGSLDALNNDESVWENAVNEFKEYRKLWLQRGVLPMLRAVMSKRHIAERLLEEESGERHLTDLMHLGELLQQASGELDSDHGLLRWLAQAISDAQNGLGGSEDQIQRLESERNLVQIVTIHKSKGLEYDLVFLPFVLSYREASEAKYYDAQTDSTILDITKNEAALAQADKERLAEDLRLIYVALTRAVYGCFIGAAPLRNGRSTKEPTGVHHSAMGYLLQNGQAGGISDLTQSIEQQAKALACVTLSGLPDSNDAPFVTEQQQQATLHARELAQEIDRSWRITSYSGLIKQGSHHSADDDLLRLDVDSSQEEDEQEMLEPERSIFTFPRGARPGTFLHSLFEEVEFTEPANSEANQQAIIALMESEQLDLEWLPILQQLVDTVLATPLDGKELRLNQKSPSQRLVEMEFLLPIEVLASAELNRVIQRNDTLSAKAGDLGFQTVQGMLKGFIDLVFEHQGKYYVLDWKSNHLGDEIHDYHGDALRQAMADHRYDLQYQIYALALHRFLRSRLANYDYQQHFGGVYYLFLRGMDGEGEHGIFSAKPSLQFLTELDQLIDGETIEVRGNSAGQMALDL; encoded by the coding sequence ATGACATCTTTATCAGTTGTCACACCATTGGAAACAATGACATTTCCTCTGCATGGTGCCAGATTAATCGAAGCGTCAGCAGGGACAGGTAAAACTTTTACCATTGCTGGCTTATATTTACGTCTCTTGCTTGGGCATGGCAGCCAAGAAACGCGCCATCAAGTACCTTTGACGGTCGATCAAATTTTGGTGGTAACTTTTACCGAAGCGGCAACCGCTGAGTTGCGTGATCGTATTCGGGCGCGAATTCATGATGCGCGCATTGCCTTCGCTCGTGGCGAAAGTAGCGATCCGGTGATCCAGCCTTTATTAACTGAAATTAGCGATCATCAACAGGCGGCTGCGATTTTGCTGCAAGCAGAACGTCAGATGGATGAAGCGGCGGTCTACACCATTCACGGTTTCTGTCAGCGTATGCTAACGCAAAACGCGTTTGAATCTGGTAGCCGTTTTGACAATGAATTTGTCACCGACGAAAGTCATCTTAAAGCGCAAATCGTGGCGGATTACTGGCGTCGCAACTTCTACCCATTGCCATTAAAACTGGCGGGTGAAGTGCGCTCAATTTGGGGCTCGCCAGCCGCATTGCTTGGTGATGTTTCCGGTTATTTAACTGGCGCACCACTGAAACTCTCGGTTGCGGCGATGCAAGGTGATTTGGCTGAGTTGCATCAAGCTAACCTTGAACAGATTGACCAGCTTAAAGCGCAGTGGTGCAGTGAGCAAAAAGACTACCATGATCTGATTGCCAATTCGGACATCAATAAGCGCAGTTACAGTAAAAAATCACTGCCGACATGGCTTGCCGCTGTCGATCAATGGGCCAGTGTTGAAACCACCGGTTATGACTACCCAGAACAGTTAGAAAAATTTGCTCAGAATGTACTTCTAGAGAAAACGCCTAAAGGCAGTGCGCCACAGCATCCGGTGTTTGAAGCGATAGAAGCGTTTCTCGCCGAGCCGATTAGTCTGAAAGCGCCACTGCTCGCCCATGCAATTGAACATTGCCGCACTATGCTAGCCAAAGCCAAGCAGCAAAAGCAGTGGCTCTCTTTTGATGACCTACTGACCAACTTATCGGCGGCGCTTGATAACGATGATGATGGCTTATTGGCAGGGCGCATTCGCGAGCTCTATCCAGTGGCGATGATTGATGAATTCCAAGATACCGACCCACTGCAATACAGCATTTTTAGCCGCATTTATCTTCCGCATCCTGAGTGTGGTTTGTTTATGATCGGCGATCCTAAACAGGCGATTTACGGTTTCCGTGGCGCGGACATTTTTACCTATATCAAGGCGCGTAATCAGGTTTCGTCTCACTTTACTCTCGGCACTAACTGGCGTTCGAGCGCCGATATGGTCGCGGCAGTTAACCAAGTGTTTGCTTTGCCTGACAGTGCCTTTATCTATGATCAAGATATTCCCTTTATCCCTGTCGCCGCCAGCCCAAATGCCGATAAGCGTCAGTGGCAACTGGGCGGTCAGGTTCAACCTGCCTTGACCTATTGGTTGCAAGAGGCGGAAGACAAACCGCTCGCTAAAGGCGAATACCTTGATGCGATGGCACAAGCGACCGCTGATCAGATCCAGACCATATTGACTGCTTCCCAACAAGGGCAAGCGAGCTTTCACACTGGTAAAGTCGATCACGCGATTCAAGCGGGTGACATTGCCGTGCTGGTGCGTACCGGTAGTGAAGGGCGAATGATCAAAAAAGCGCTGGCGAAACAGGGTATTGCCAGTGTTTATCTCTCTAACCGTGATAGTGTATTTAGCGCCATTATTGCTCAAGATGTGCAGCGTTTACTGCAAGCGGTGTTAACCCCAGAAAATGACCGCGCGCTGCGTGCCAGTTTGGCTTCGGAATTGTTTGCACTCGATGCAGGCAGTCTTGATGCGCTCAATAACGACGAAAGCGTGTGGGAAAACGCGGTTAATGAGTTTAAAGAGTATCGCAAACTGTGGCTGCAACGCGGCGTGCTACCTATGCTGCGTGCGGTGATGAGCAAGCGTCATATTGCTGAACGTTTATTGGAAGAAGAGAGTGGTGAACGCCACTTAACCGATTTGATGCACCTTGGTGAGTTATTGCAACAAGCGAGCGGCGAACTCGATAGCGACCATGGCTTGTTGCGTTGGTTGGCGCAAGCGATCAGCGACGCGCAAAATGGTCTTGGCGGCAGTGAGGATCAAATTCAGCGTTTGGAATCAGAGCGCAATTTGGTGCAGATCGTCACCATCCATAAATCGAAAGGTCTCGAATATGACTTGGTGTTTTTACCATTTGTGCTGAGTTACCGTGAGGCAAGTGAAGCGAAATACTACGATGCGCAAACTGACTCGACCATTTTGGATATCACCAAAAATGAAGCGGCACTGGCGCAGGCGGACAAAGAACGTCTAGCGGAAGACTTACGTCTGATTTATGTAGCCCTAACCCGTGCAGTTTATGGCTGTTTCATTGGCGCTGCGCCACTGAGAAATGGTCGTTCGACCAAAGAGCCAACGGGCGTGCACCATAGTGCCATGGGTTACTTGCTGCAAAATGGTCAAGCGGGTGGCATTAGCGATCTTACTCAATCAATTGAACAGCAAGCGAAAGCTTTAGCGTGTGTCACGCTAAGTGGCTTACCTGACAGTAATGACGCGCCATTTGTTACCGAGCAGCAACAGCAAGCGACTTTACATGCCCGTGAGTTGGCGCAAGAGATTGATCGCAGCTGGCGTATTACCAGTTATTCAGGGCTGATTAAGCAAGGTTCGCACCATTCAGCCGATGACGATTTACTTCGGCTTGATGTCGACTCCTCTCAAGAAGAGGATGAGCAAGAAATGCTAGAGCCTGAGCGTTCAATTTTTACTTTCCCACGTGGCGCGCGTCCGGGTACGTTTTTGCATAGCTTGTTTGAAGAGGTAGAGTTCACCGAACCTGCCAACAGTGAAGCCAATCAACAAGCGATCATCGCTTTGATGGAAAGTGAGCAATTGGATCTTGAGTGGTTGCCAATTTTGCAACAACTGGTGGATACCGTATTAGCCACGCCATTGGATGGTAAAGAGCTGCGTTTAAATCAGAAATCACCCAGCCAACGTTTAGTTGAAATGGAGTTTCTGCTGCCGATTGAAGTATTGGCATCCGCTGAACTGAATCGCGTGATTCAGCGCAACGATACCCTTTCGGCTAAAGCGGGCGATCTCGGTTTTCAAACCGTGCAGGGCATGTTGAAAGGTTTTATCGACTTAGTGTTTGAGCATCAAGGCAAATACTATGTACTCGACTGGAAGTCGAACCATCTTGGTGATGAGATCCACGACTATCACGGTGATGCGCTGCGTCAAGCGATGGCGGACCACCGTTATGATCTGCAATATCAAATTTACGCGCTCGCCTTACATCGTTTTCTGCGTAGTCGCTTAGCCAATTATGATTATCAGCAACATTTTGGTGGGGTTTACTATCTATTCTTACGTGGCATGGATGGGGAAGGTGAACATGGTATCTTTTCCGCCAAACCAAGTTTGCAGTTTTTAACCGAGTTAGACCAACTGATTGATGGCGAGACCATTGAAGTACGTGGCAATTCAGCAGGACAAATGGCGCTAGATCTATGA
- the recD gene encoding exodeoxyribonuclease V subunit alpha: MSNVITPSLSAAPLGNAPLMATLQRLAQKGSLRQLDYQLARFIFSKSHSDQLAFIAGVVSSELGKGHICLPLRDAQSQPVDLASKLGLFGDAALELNQVLIAIDWQQLLSHSIWVANPTHNKASALPLVFDGERVYLHRYWHYEVTLAERLNSFGTPMILKPIEIKKLTNLLDHLFARSYQYLFATLSSAAKNPNFSQVQRQQLVCDHLDVVEDSSLDWSAIDQVLLQAKRAEQLAPLDQLVPQAVCVNWQKVAAAIALTKRFAVISGGPGTGKTTTVTKLLAALIEQAQNSESGVNVVPTIKLVAPTGKAAARLTESIGKAVAELPVSPELKAAIPTESSTLHRLLGALPNSVEFRHNQANPLHLDILVVDEASMVDLSMMYKLVDALPKHARVILLGDKDQLASVEAGAVLGDICSFHQYGYSSQQGELIAQLTGFNTLAQSQQKGSQVGDSLCMLQKSYRFDARSGIGQLAKAVNAGSGFKYDAVWQRDFADITQYPLDMQHYNQLIQTMVSEYSVYLKRIAKREVNPQTEQLESVTALAKAGLDAFAGCRLLCAIREGDFGVTGLNQRIERALVARKLVQTQDELWYHGRPVMITRNDHALGLYNGDIGICIWDDSLEEPRLKVFFELPDGSVKSVLPSRVPEHETAYAMTIHKSQGSEFEFTLMILPKEFSPILTRELIYTGITRAKKRLAMYVQPDVVKRGIKVMTERASGLVERLKG, from the coding sequence ATGAGTAATGTAATCACCCCTTCGTTATCTGCTGCGCCACTAGGCAATGCCCCACTAATGGCGACGCTACAACGTTTGGCACAAAAAGGTTCACTGCGTCAGTTGGACTACCAATTAGCGCGCTTTATTTTCAGTAAATCTCACAGTGATCAATTAGCGTTTATTGCTGGAGTGGTGAGTAGTGAGCTGGGCAAAGGGCATATTTGCTTGCCGCTACGTGACGCGCAATCGCAACCGGTCGATCTTGCTAGCAAGCTAGGTCTGTTTGGCGATGCGGCGTTAGAGCTTAACCAAGTATTAATCGCGATTGATTGGCAGCAGCTGCTGAGTCACTCTATTTGGGTTGCCAATCCGACTCACAACAAGGCTTCAGCTTTACCGTTAGTCTTTGACGGTGAGCGAGTTTATTTGCACCGTTACTGGCATTATGAAGTGACACTCGCCGAGCGATTAAATAGCTTTGGGACACCGATGATCTTAAAGCCTATCGAGATCAAAAAGCTGACCAATTTGCTCGATCATTTGTTCGCCCGTAGTTACCAATACTTGTTTGCCACCTTAAGTAGTGCAGCGAAAAATCCAAACTTTAGTCAAGTGCAGCGCCAGCAGTTGGTGTGTGATCATTTAGATGTGGTTGAAGATAGCTCGCTGGATTGGTCGGCAATTGATCAAGTATTGCTGCAAGCAAAACGCGCCGAACAATTGGCACCATTGGATCAGCTGGTTCCTCAAGCGGTGTGTGTCAACTGGCAGAAAGTTGCGGCTGCTATCGCGTTGACTAAACGTTTTGCGGTGATTTCGGGTGGACCTGGTACCGGTAAAACCACTACGGTGACTAAGTTGCTGGCAGCCTTAATTGAACAAGCGCAAAACTCTGAGAGTGGTGTTAATGTCGTTCCTACTATCAAGCTGGTGGCTCCAACGGGTAAAGCCGCGGCACGCTTGACCGAATCGATTGGTAAGGCGGTAGCTGAGCTGCCGGTTAGTCCAGAGCTAAAAGCGGCGATCCCGACCGAATCGAGCACCTTGCATCGCTTGTTAGGTGCATTGCCAAATAGTGTCGAGTTTCGCCATAACCAAGCAAACCCGCTGCACCTCGATATTTTGGTGGTCGATGAAGCGTCGATGGTTGATTTGTCGATGATGTACAAGCTGGTGGATGCCCTGCCAAAGCATGCTCGTGTGATCTTGCTGGGCGATAAAGATCAGCTCGCTTCGGTAGAAGCTGGCGCCGTACTGGGCGATATTTGTTCGTTCCATCAATATGGCTATAGCAGCCAGCAAGGCGAACTGATCGCTCAGCTAACTGGCTTTAATACCCTGGCGCAAAGTCAGCAAAAAGGCAGCCAAGTCGGCGATAGTCTTTGTATGCTGCAAAAGAGTTATCGTTTTGATGCTCGCTCGGGAATTGGTCAGCTTGCCAAAGCCGTCAATGCGGGCTCGGGCTTTAAGTACGATGCCGTGTGGCAGCGTGACTTTGCTGATATTACCCAGTACCCACTTGATATGCAGCACTACAATCAGCTGATTCAAACCATGGTCAGTGAATACAGTGTATACCTCAAGCGCATCGCCAAGCGCGAAGTGAATCCTCAAACCGAACAGCTTGAATCAGTCACAGCTTTGGCAAAGGCGGGTTTAGACGCGTTTGCTGGTTGCCGTTTGTTGTGTGCGATACGCGAAGGCGATTTTGGCGTGACGGGCTTAAACCAGCGTATTGAGCGTGCGTTAGTCGCGCGCAAACTGGTGCAAACTCAAGATGAGCTTTGGTATCACGGTCGACCAGTGATGATCACCCGTAACGATCACGCTTTAGGTTTGTATAACGGTGATATCGGTATCTGTATTTGGGATGACTCGCTGGAAGAACCACGCTTAAAGGTCTTCTTTGAGTTGCCAGATGGTAGTGTGAAATCGGTATTGCCAAGTCGCGTGCCGGAGCATGAAACCGCTTACGCGATGACGATTCACAAATCACAGGGTAGTGAGTTTGAATTTACTTTGATGATTTTACCAAAAGAGTTTAGTCCGATTTTAACCCGCGAGCTGATATATACCGGCATTACTCGCGCGAAAAAACGTTTGGCGATGTACGTTCAACCTGATGTGGTT